The Tubulanus polymorphus chromosome 6, tnTubPoly1.2, whole genome shotgun sequence genome includes a region encoding these proteins:
- the LOC141907165 gene encoding uncharacterized protein LOC141907165, translated as MFRLRGMKLVRFLIVLNVLVFIAISIISWRFDFLLNARSPAGPAVDRRVLYRRLNDQFAAVREPSSLTYNYFAQRYDKPESFKPQFRPELGPEPSEDFVVPNVMHYAWFHPTKLYFRFHHYMSVLSAYRINKPDTIYFWYHKLPEGLWWKRTIKDIPVIKTMYRDAPSQIFGREITAPEHGSDVVRLEAVLEYGGIYTDLDVIVLKSFDPLRRYDTSMGMEYEDGLGNGVIVAKPNATFVRIMYESYRDFNGSDWSWHSVRLPYRLATFYPELVHVEPTSINQPNCWSTGLIYDIGSRFDWSRNYCLHLWYRFYDKDHTPETVQTLDSTLGQVFRYIYYGNKSFI; from the coding sequence ATGTTTCGACTTCGAGGTATGAAACTCGTCAGGTTTCTCATAGTTTTAAACGTTTTAGTTTTCATCGCTATTTCGATCATTTCGTGGAGGTTCGACTTTTTACTGAACGCCCGATCACCTGCAGGTCCAGCGGTCGATAGACGGGTATTATACCGCCGACTGAACGACCAGTTCGCGGCCGTACGAGAACCGTCATCTTTAACTTACAATTATTTCGCACAGCGGTACGATAAACCCGAGTCGTTCAAACCCCAATTTCGTCCGGAATTAGGACCAGAACCTTCCGAAGATTTCGTAGTGCCCAACGTGATGCACTACGCGTGGTTTCACCCGACTAAATTATACTTCAGATTTCATCATTACATGAGCGTGTTGAGCGCTTACAGAATCAATAAACCGGACACGATTTATTTCTGGTATCATAAACTACCGGAAGGTTTGTGGTGGAAACGCACGATCAAGGATATTCCCGTAATCAAAACGATGTACCGCGACGCGCCATCGCAGATATTCGGACGAGAAATTACGGCACCGGAACACGGCTCGGACGTCGTACGCCTAGAAGCCGTTCTAGAATACGGCGGCATTTACACGGATTTGGACGTGATCGTTTTAAAATCGTTCGATCCGTTAAGACGTTACGACACCAGTATGGGAATGGAATACGAAGACGGACTCGGTAACGGAGTGATCGTCGCTAAACCGAACGCGACGTTCGTGAGAATCATGTACGAGTCGTACAGAGATTTTAACGGTAGCGATTGGTCGTGGCATTCCGTACGACTACCGTACCGCCTAGCGACATTCTACCCGGAACTCGTGCACGTCGAACCGACCTCGATCAACCAGCCGAACTGCTGGTCGACCGGACTGATTTACGATATCGGTTCGCGATTCGACTGGAGTCGAAATTATTGTCTACATCTGTGGTATCGATTCTACGACAAAGACCACACCCCGGAGACTGTTCAGACCCTAGACAGCACACTCGGACAAGTGTTcagatatatttattatggaaataAATCGTTTATATGA